The Devosia sp. SD17-2 genome includes a region encoding these proteins:
- a CDS encoding XRE family transcriptional regulator translates to MPDAPDIGPIIQRERKARRLTLEHLSQLSGVSRSMLSQIERGESNPTLAVLWGLSQALKMDLGDLIDGGVAPNRSTPIEIIPVAHTPEIKSPDGDWLLRILSPPAMAGRVEWYEVEIAPGMKLASAPHASGTIEHLTAHTPGLSVKTSLGERVVRSGETARYRADVDHEIANASKHPARALMVVVYE, encoded by the coding sequence ATGCCGGACGCACCCGATATCGGCCCCATCATCCAGCGCGAGCGCAAGGCGAGACGCCTGACACTTGAGCACCTGTCACAGCTGTCTGGTGTGTCGCGCTCCATGCTCAGCCAGATCGAACGCGGCGAATCCAATCCAACGCTCGCTGTGCTCTGGGGACTATCGCAGGCGCTGAAGATGGATCTCGGCGACCTCATTGATGGTGGCGTCGCGCCAAACCGCAGCACACCCATTGAGATCATTCCGGTCGCGCATACGCCGGAAATCAAGAGCCCTGACGGCGATTGGCTCTTGCGCATCCTCAGTCCACCTGCCATGGCCGGCAGGGTGGAATGGTACGAAGTCGAGATCGCGCCAGGCATGAAACTCGCTAGCGCGCCGCATGCTTCTGGCACGATCGAGCACCTGACCGCCCATACCCCAGGACTGAGCGTCAAGACCTCGCTTGGAGAACGCGTCGTCAGATCCGGCGAAACGGCCCGCTATCGCGCAGACGTCGACCATGAGATCGCCAACGCCAGCAAACACCCAGCCCGAGCCTTGATGGTAGTGGTCTACGAGTAG
- the tdh gene encoding L-threonine 3-dehydrogenase, producing MKALLKAKAEPGIWMEERPVPEIGPEDVLVKVRKTGICGTDVHIYKWDDWAQKTVPVPMITGHEYSGEIVAVGAEVRNLRIGQRVSGEGHVVGMKSRASRAGKYHLDPDTKGIGVNLPGAFAEFVRIPAFNIVPLPDSIDDELGAILDPLGNAVHTVLAFDIIGEDVLVTGAGPIGIMGAAVARHVGARHVVITDVNPERLQLAGEVADVVPVNIRDQNLREVMDKLGMKEGFDVGLEMSGSPAALDQMTDHLVMGGRIALLGVPAQPFIFDLSKIVFRMITLRGIYGREMFETWHKMLAMLESGLDVRKVITRRMHAADYAEAFERAAHGEKGKIVLDWG from the coding sequence ATGAAGGCGCTTTTGAAGGCAAAGGCCGAACCCGGCATCTGGATGGAGGAGCGTCCGGTTCCGGAAATCGGCCCGGAAGACGTCCTCGTCAAAGTGCGCAAAACCGGCATCTGCGGCACGGACGTCCACATCTACAAATGGGACGACTGGGCGCAGAAGACCGTTCCCGTGCCCATGATCACGGGCCACGAATATTCTGGAGAGATCGTGGCTGTGGGGGCCGAGGTGCGCAATCTGCGGATTGGCCAGCGGGTTTCCGGAGAAGGGCATGTCGTGGGGATGAAGTCCCGCGCCAGCCGCGCCGGAAAATATCACCTCGATCCGGACACCAAGGGGATTGGCGTCAATCTGCCCGGAGCGTTTGCGGAGTTTGTCAGGATCCCCGCTTTCAATATTGTGCCCCTGCCCGACTCCATTGATGACGAGCTTGGGGCAATCCTAGATCCACTGGGCAATGCCGTTCATACGGTGCTGGCCTTCGACATCATCGGCGAAGACGTTCTGGTCACCGGGGCCGGTCCCATCGGGATCATGGGCGCGGCGGTTGCACGCCATGTCGGAGCGCGTCACGTGGTGATTACCGATGTGAACCCGGAACGCCTGCAACTGGCGGGCGAAGTGGCTGATGTCGTGCCCGTCAATATCCGGGATCAGAACCTTCGGGAGGTCATGGACAAGCTGGGCATGAAGGAAGGGTTCGACGTCGGCCTCGAGATGAGTGGCTCGCCAGCAGCGCTAGATCAGATGACCGACCACCTTGTCATGGGCGGGCGGATTGCCCTGCTCGGGGTTCCAGCGCAGCCTTTCATCTTTGATCTCAGCAAGATCGTTTTCCGAATGATCACGCTGCGCGGAATCTATGGCCGCGAGATGTTCGAGACCTGGCACAAGATGCTCGCCATGCTGGAGTCGGGCCTCGATGTCCGCAAGGTGATCACCCGGCGGATGCACGCAGCCGACTACGCTGAGGCATTCGAACGCGCTGCACACGGGGAGAAGGGCAAGATCGTGCTCGACTGGGGTTAA
- a CDS encoding sugar phosphate isomerase/epimerase, with protein sequence MIPPYVTPDERQPTADYWRGLGEKLARGAEAVARHGLAVAWHNHDFEFTPLPDGTRPIDHIFEAGGDAVKFEIDCGWIVRAGADPAAELRRFASRIVAIQTKDTAPLGTKEDDGWAATGDGIIDWATLAPLFRETKVEHIVTEHDNPSDWQRFARRSIDHLKALGL encoded by the coding sequence TTGATCCCGCCCTATGTCACCCCCGATGAGCGCCAGCCGACCGCTGACTACTGGCGCGGCCTCGGTGAAAAGCTTGCCAGGGGCGCTGAAGCCGTCGCCCGCCACGGCCTTGCCGTCGCTTGGCACAATCACGACTTTGAATTCACCCCCCTGCCCGATGGCACCCGCCCAATCGACCACATCTTTGAAGCCGGCGGCGATGCGGTAAAATTCGAGATCGATTGCGGCTGGATTGTTCGGGCCGGCGCCGATCCTGCCGCCGAACTCCGTCGCTTCGCCAGCCGGATCGTCGCCATCCAGACCAAAGACACCGCGCCGCTCGGCACAAAGGAAGATGATGGCTGGGCCGCGACCGGTGATGGCATCATCGACTGGGCCACGCTTGCCCCGCTCTTCCGCGAAACCAAAGTCGAACACATCGTGACCGAACATGACAATCCCAGTGATTGGCAGCGCTTCGCCCGCCGCTCCATCGATCATCTCAAGGCATTGGGACTGTAA
- a CDS encoding ABC transporter permease encodes MNEVETIRRPHPFMVQLGGLYGLWLREVRRAFRDRGQLIGGVSRPILWVIILGIGLNPYFRGEVYGSVTFVVPFTYLQFIFPGVIALNIMFTSVQSAVSVIWDREFGYLREVLVSPLSRGTVLLGKVLGGATVAVLHGALVLILARFADVTFTPMQALQALGLMALLAFALTSLGVVIANRIRSFEGFGIFSNAVILPLYFTSSSIFPLDPALSQAQTRVVYPDWLVTIVQYNPLTYAVDSLRSVLINYSQFGVWTGVTVMLVCSVVFFTIALLDFRRA; translated from the coding sequence ATGAATGAAGTTGAGACGATCAGAAGACCGCACCCGTTTATGGTGCAGCTGGGCGGCCTTTATGGCCTCTGGCTACGCGAGGTTCGACGCGCCTTTCGCGACCGGGGCCAGCTGATCGGCGGTGTCAGTCGCCCCATATTGTGGGTGATCATCCTCGGCATCGGGCTCAATCCCTACTTCCGCGGCGAAGTCTATGGCAGCGTCACCTTCGTCGTGCCTTTCACCTACCTGCAGTTTATCTTCCCCGGCGTCATCGCGCTCAACATCATGTTTACCTCCGTGCAATCGGCAGTCTCGGTTATCTGGGACCGCGAATTTGGCTATCTGCGCGAGGTGCTGGTGTCGCCGCTCTCCCGCGGCACGGTGCTGTTGGGGAAGGTGCTGGGCGGCGCCACTGTCGCGGTGCTGCACGGAGCGCTGGTTCTGATCCTCGCGCGCTTTGCCGACGTCACCTTCACCCCGATGCAGGCGCTGCAGGCGCTCGGCCTCATGGCGTTGCTGGCTTTCGCGCTGACCTCGCTAGGGGTTGTCATCGCCAATCGTATTCGCAGCTTTGAGGGTTTCGGCATCTTCTCCAATGCCGTCATCCTGCCGCTCTATTTCACCTCGAGCTCGATTTTCCCGCTGGATCCGGCGCTCAGCCAGGCACAGACGCGCGTCGTCTATCCAGACTGGCTCGTTACCATCGTTCAATACAATCCACTGACCTACGCCGTAGACTCTCTGCGCAGCGTGCTCATCAACTACAGTCAATTCGGCGTCTGGACAGGGGTCACGGTCATGCTGGTGTGCTCCGTTGTGTTCTTCACCATTGCTCTGCTCGATTTTCGGCGGGCCTGA
- a CDS encoding transporter substrate-binding domain-containing protein: MVDPGKLRNVISFGAVVALLVAVSLLPPDTSLREIERVGALRACVPSTYPPLVTGDPERPGVDIELLRAVADHMGVSMIIAENQAMGRDFNPRNWNLNRAQCQIVAGGVVNSAQTRSFLETGPEYAETGWALVSQQALQSLSGLTVGTLALVSGLDRIGLASYLRAQGVTARVMTSPEALVAAIADGSVDAGVTEAMMASGLARENGWAVRWIGEGLPRHHLVFGFWKGDITLKRAVTAAFADFSVNGKIASILEKYDVTSIE; this comes from the coding sequence ATGGTCGACCCCGGCAAGTTGCGCAATGTTATCAGTTTTGGAGCGGTCGTCGCGCTGCTGGTCGCTGTCAGCCTGTTGCCGCCCGACACTTCGCTGCGCGAGATCGAGCGGGTAGGGGCCCTTAGGGCCTGCGTCCCTAGCACCTATCCGCCACTTGTCACGGGCGACCCGGAACGCCCCGGTGTCGATATCGAGCTCCTGCGGGCCGTGGCCGATCATATGGGCGTCTCGATGATTATCGCCGAGAACCAGGCCATGGGCCGCGACTTCAACCCACGGAACTGGAACCTCAACCGCGCGCAATGCCAGATCGTGGCGGGCGGGGTAGTCAACTCCGCCCAGACACGATCCTTTCTGGAGACGGGACCCGAATATGCCGAAACGGGTTGGGCTCTCGTCTCGCAGCAAGCCCTGCAGTCCCTTAGCGGGCTGACGGTGGGCACACTGGCCTTGGTATCGGGCCTCGACCGCATTGGGCTCGCCAGTTACCTCCGCGCCCAAGGCGTCACCGCGCGCGTCATGACTTCGCCAGAGGCGCTGGTCGCAGCGATCGCCGATGGCTCGGTGGATGCTGGAGTGACTGAAGCCATGATGGCCTCGGGGCTGGCCAGGGAAAATGGCTGGGCGGTGAGATGGATCGGCGAAGGCTTGCCTCGCCATCACCTCGTCTTCGGCTTCTGGAAGGGCGATATCACGCTCAAGCGTGCCGTCACTGCCGCCTTCGCTGACTTTTCCGTCAATGGCAAAATCGCGTCAATTCTGGAGAAATACGATGTGACTTCAATTGAGTAG
- a CDS encoding MOSC N-terminal beta barrel domain-containing protein: MAEFVIDRILIYPVRSLGGMSIIDAEISPGGSLLGDREWVVVRPDGSVLWQGDIPRTTLLSAFLSNGELSVRGHDGGIGPRPRDAQGGATTVRQDGYSLSGVDQGEEIAQWLSDQLRTSCRLVRIGAEAHRWGGLNPIHAVSLVSLAALNERLAEQGAAPVEVERFRPNVVLSGRHSAFDEERAEEIHFPDASLVLREPCVRCELPNISRLDASRGKQPLKMIGTMSRTRSSARPASFGVYCTAEGKSLRTGMEDMTGHVGQSRL; encoded by the coding sequence ATGGCTGAGTTCGTAATCGATCGCATACTGATCTACCCTGTCCGATCTCTCGGGGGGATGTCGATAATCGACGCTGAAATTTCTCCGGGCGGCTCATTGCTCGGCGACCGGGAATGGGTGGTCGTGCGGCCTGATGGCAGTGTGCTTTGGCAAGGCGATATCCCACGCACGACGCTGCTCTCTGCCTTTCTCTCCAACGGTGAGCTTTCAGTGCGAGGGCATGACGGTGGGATTGGGCCAAGGCCCCGGGATGCTCAAGGAGGCGCTACCACGGTCAGGCAGGATGGTTATTCACTGTCAGGGGTCGATCAGGGTGAGGAAATTGCCCAATGGTTGAGCGACCAATTGAGGACTTCGTGCCGGCTGGTCCGTATCGGCGCGGAAGCGCATCGATGGGGTGGGCTTAACCCGATACACGCGGTTTCGCTCGTTTCGCTCGCGGCGCTCAATGAACGCCTGGCAGAGCAGGGGGCGGCGCCTGTCGAAGTGGAGCGCTTTCGACCGAATGTCGTCCTCTCTGGACGCCACAGTGCCTTTGACGAAGAGAGAGCAGAAGAAATACATTTTCCGGACGCTTCTCTGGTGCTCCGCGAGCCCTGCGTCCGATGCGAACTTCCAAATATCAGCCGCCTTGACGCCAGCCGTGGCAAGCAGCCGCTCAAAATGATCGGCACCATGAGCCGCACCCGGTCCTCCGCGCGTCCGGCCTCGTTCGGCGTGTATTGCACGGCAGAAGGCAAGAGTCTTCGAACGGGAATGGAAGATATGACCGGACATGTGGGCCAGTCGCGCCTCTGA
- a CDS encoding cytochrome c, with the protein MTKDGSRRLLRSVIGVLAGSGALFATLGMVSGYERPGAGTLGVSAPKSETRILLAQAATEVPVSFTSDQVDRGKTQFQKDCVECHGEDLRGGLLGGPPLRGVNFLSKFGDGAPAGVLYDVMSGTMPPDAPGRYSPGAYADMMAYILQRNGFPSSGQALPTDSDALYNMIIE; encoded by the coding sequence ATGACCAAAGATGGTTCACGGCGACTATTGCGTAGCGTGATTGGCGTGCTGGCTGGGAGCGGGGCGCTTTTCGCGACGCTTGGCATGGTCAGCGGCTATGAACGGCCGGGCGCAGGCACGCTTGGTGTATCCGCTCCCAAATCTGAAACACGGATCCTGCTCGCCCAGGCCGCGACTGAAGTCCCTGTCTCCTTTACATCCGATCAGGTCGACCGCGGCAAAACGCAATTCCAGAAGGATTGCGTGGAATGCCATGGAGAGGATTTGCGCGGCGGCCTCCTGGGTGGCCCGCCGCTGCGCGGCGTCAACTTCCTCAGCAAATTCGGCGATGGTGCGCCTGCCGGCGTGCTCTATGACGTCATGAGCGGCACCATGCCGCCGGATGCCCCGGGTCGGTATTCCCCCGGAGCCTATGCCGACATGATGGCCTATATCCTGCAGCGGAACGGCTTTCCGTCCAGCGGTCAGGCCCTGCCAACCGATAGTGACGCGCTCTACAATATGATCATCGAGTAG
- a CDS encoding ABC transporter ATP-binding protein — protein sequence MSTASDAALAVVPAIEVEAISRRYGRVLALDEVSFSVQRQEVFALLGPNGAGKTTLLHILSTILRPDSGTARIGGVDVVRNPLEARQRLGIVFQEPSLDDRLTVRENLELHGLVFGVPRRLRRQRIEEMLALVELTQWADKVARTLSSGMKRRLEIARALIHDSEILMLDEPTVGLDAQTRNRIWDYVHRLRQQRNITVLVTTHYIEEVEGCDRVCIIDGGKVLALDTPGRLKSGHGHARLRLTPANDAVRSAISQRYAERLSPGAGEDLLLDSDEAFVAALLGEFGTGITAMQVEKPSLETVFLSLTGRAIRDQAAGAREQTLSFGRRGGEHTR from the coding sequence ATGAGCACCGCGAGTGATGCTGCCTTGGCGGTTGTCCCGGCCATCGAGGTCGAGGCGATCTCGAGGCGATACGGCCGCGTTCTCGCGCTCGATGAGGTAAGCTTCAGCGTCCAGAGGCAGGAGGTGTTTGCGCTTCTCGGGCCCAATGGTGCGGGCAAGACAACGCTGCTGCATATCCTGTCGACCATTCTGCGCCCGGACAGCGGCACGGCACGGATCGGCGGCGTCGATGTGGTACGAAATCCGCTGGAAGCCCGCCAAAGGTTGGGCATTGTTTTTCAGGAGCCGAGCCTCGACGACCGCCTCACCGTGCGGGAAAATCTTGAACTCCATGGCCTGGTCTTCGGCGTACCCCGCCGCTTGCGCCGCCAGCGCATCGAGGAAATGCTGGCGCTGGTCGAGTTGACGCAATGGGCCGACAAGGTCGCGCGGACCCTGTCTTCTGGCATGAAGCGACGCCTCGAGATTGCCAGAGCCCTGATCCACGATTCCGAAATTCTGATGCTGGATGAGCCGACAGTGGGCCTCGATGCACAGACCCGCAACCGCATCTGGGATTATGTCCATCGCCTGCGCCAGCAGCGGAACATCACGGTTCTGGTTACCACCCATTACATCGAGGAGGTCGAAGGCTGCGACCGTGTCTGCATAATCGACGGCGGCAAGGTGCTGGCGCTCGATACACCGGGCCGCCTCAAATCCGGCCATGGCCACGCCCGCCTTCGCCTCACCCCCGCCAATGACGCTGTTCGCTCTGCCATTTCCCAGCGCTATGCGGAGCGCCTTTCGCCGGGCGCGGGGGAAGACTTGCTGCTCGACAGTGACGAAGCCTTCGTCGCTGCGCTCCTCGGAGAATTCGGCACCGGCATTACCGCCATGCAGGTTGAAAAACCCAGCCTCGAAACCGTGTTCCTGTCCCTGACGGGACGGGCGATCCGCGATCAGGCCGCCGGTGCGCGGGAACAGACCCTGTCCTTTGGTCGTCGGGGAGGGGAGCACACACGATGA
- a CDS encoding VOC family protein, with the protein MFKFGNIDVEFLEPGPEKSAWRDLLEEKGPGCHHIAFRTRNLTGRGAYLESKGHRLLQRENSTARTAGTLIMTPSRTWA; encoded by the coding sequence ATGTTCAAGTTTGGTAACATCGACGTCGAGTTCCTCGAGCCCGGCCCCGAAAAAAGCGCGTGGCGCGACCTTCTCGAAGAAAAAGGCCCGGGCTGCCACCACATCGCTTTCCGCACCCGCAACCTCACCGGCCGCGGCGCTTATCTCGAAAGCAAAGGCCACAGGCTTCTGCAGCGGGAGAATTCGACGGCTCGCACGGCCGGTACGCTTATTATGACACCGTCAAGGACCTGGGCGTGA
- a CDS encoding glycine C-acetyltransferase: MPNSFLDHARQTLQSIEDDGLLKRERLISGPQGKKVDVAGRRMLNLCANNYLGLADNPEIIAAARDGLDRYGFGMASVRFICGTLDLHRELEKAIARYLGKDDAILFAACFDANGALFETLLTAEDAIVSDSLNHASIIDGVRLSKAKRYRYDTGDMEALEEQLKQAVADGARFRLIATDGVFSMDGYIAKLPEICALAEKYGAMVMVDDCHATGHLGPQGRGTPALTGTQDRVDIVTGTFGKTLGGAMGGFIAAAQPITDLLRQRARPYLFSNALSPSVTAGSLKALELAEGADDLRRQLMRNTQRFRAALGQEGFELLPGETPIIPVMLGEAHLAQRLAAALDDRGVYVAGFFYPVVPKGKARIRTQMSAALDDADVDLAVAAFVDAGREIGVI; the protein is encoded by the coding sequence ATGCCAAACAGTTTTCTCGACCACGCCCGGCAGACCCTGCAATCCATTGAAGACGATGGGCTTCTCAAGCGAGAGCGACTGATCAGCGGCCCACAGGGCAAGAAGGTCGACGTGGCCGGGCGCAGGATGTTGAACCTCTGCGCCAATAATTATCTGGGCCTCGCCGACAATCCGGAGATCATCGCAGCGGCGCGTGACGGGCTGGATCGGTATGGGTTCGGCATGGCGTCGGTGCGCTTCATCTGCGGCACGCTCGACCTGCATCGAGAGCTCGAAAAGGCAATTGCGCGCTATCTTGGCAAGGATGATGCCATCCTGTTCGCTGCCTGTTTCGACGCCAATGGCGCGCTGTTCGAAACCCTGCTCACCGCAGAAGACGCGATCGTCTCCGACAGTCTCAATCATGCCTCCATCATCGACGGGGTGCGCCTCAGCAAAGCGAAGCGCTATCGCTACGATACAGGCGATATGGAGGCGCTCGAAGAGCAGTTGAAGCAGGCCGTGGCTGACGGGGCGCGGTTCCGCCTGATCGCGACAGACGGCGTGTTCTCCATGGATGGTTATATCGCCAAACTGCCGGAAATCTGCGCTTTGGCGGAAAAGTACGGCGCCATGGTGATGGTCGACGATTGTCACGCGACGGGCCACCTTGGGCCACAGGGTCGCGGTACGCCTGCCCTGACGGGAACGCAGGACCGCGTCGACATCGTCACGGGCACATTCGGCAAGACGCTGGGTGGCGCCATGGGCGGGTTCATCGCGGCCGCGCAGCCCATTACCGACCTGCTTCGGCAACGGGCGCGCCCTTACCTCTTTTCCAATGCGCTATCGCCTTCGGTAACTGCGGGATCCCTGAAAGCGCTCGAACTGGCTGAAGGCGCGGACGACCTCCGCCGGCAGCTGATGCGCAATACCCAGCGTTTCCGGGCTGCACTCGGCCAGGAGGGCTTCGAACTGCTTCCCGGAGAGACGCCGATCATCCCCGTCATGCTTGGTGAAGCCCATCTCGCGCAGCGTCTTGCGGCGGCGCTGGATGACCGTGGCGTCTATGTCGCGGGCTTTTTCTATCCTGTGGTGCCCAAGGGCAAGGCCCGCATCCGCACTCAGATGTCCGCTGCGCTCGATGATGCGGACGTCGATCTTGCGGTCGCGGCCTTTGTCGATGCCGGCCGCGAAATTGGGGTGATCTGA
- a CDS encoding FAD/NAD(P)-binding protein, with the protein MWLQALNYGGREGMARKKSVAIVGGGPTAVYTLRNLLQKADHLNITIFEAGPIAGCGIPYSEDYNSPDMMANITSVEVPPVMTSLADWVRSADNATLKRFDIVREKVADRDYYPRILLGQYYNDQLERLIAARAPWHDVTIATRTHVQDIKPGRKGFSVTAEHANTTAVHEFDAVVMATGHLTGQVKSRPRAGLYRSPYPEKNLALADDRAGLILGSSLSAIDAVVALALRHGAFSGSEPDLTYKTHDEKPLRLFMASRKGVVPDADFFYPIPEEPLLIFTPSQLEQVRGKGQAGLLSKAFRLFKQQLVADDADFVTSLSLPRFTLEGFSNTYFEMRKQRQGFKAMADDLAEAKSGYLNRRVLMWRYTMMRAHEVFGTIVPFLNDRDLKRFAHYLAPVFADAYGCIPHLSIARLLALHRAGCLDVVALGEDGTIRYGAGRFVLDVDGQTQTFKTMIDARGQNPATISELGFHKLHEALATRDLLKRSHGQSEDHQFRLRLNGQSAADIFCISIPVMMERYPFAQGLVACSEAAEIVAAAL; encoded by the coding sequence GTGTGGCTGCAAGCTTTGAACTATGGTGGTCGTGAGGGAATGGCTCGAAAAAAAAGTGTCGCGATCGTGGGCGGCGGACCAACTGCCGTCTATACGCTTCGGAACCTGCTGCAAAAGGCAGACCATCTAAACATCACGATCTTCGAGGCCGGGCCCATAGCGGGTTGCGGTATCCCTTATTCGGAAGATTACAACTCGCCAGACATGATGGCGAATATCACATCCGTAGAAGTTCCGCCGGTCATGACGTCCCTGGCCGATTGGGTGCGCTCGGCCGACAACGCTACGCTCAAGCGGTTCGACATCGTGCGGGAAAAGGTGGCTGACCGCGACTACTATCCGCGAATACTCCTTGGCCAGTACTATAATGATCAACTTGAGCGGCTGATTGCGGCACGGGCGCCTTGGCATGACGTCACGATCGCTACGCGAACGCATGTCCAGGACATCAAACCTGGTCGCAAGGGGTTTTCCGTCACTGCTGAGCACGCCAACACGACAGCGGTGCACGAGTTCGACGCAGTTGTCATGGCCACGGGTCATTTGACCGGGCAGGTAAAATCAAGGCCGAGGGCAGGCCTCTATCGCTCACCCTATCCGGAGAAGAACCTAGCTCTCGCCGATGACAGGGCAGGGCTTATTCTGGGGTCTTCGCTCAGTGCCATTGATGCTGTGGTGGCACTCGCGTTGCGCCACGGCGCCTTCAGCGGGTCCGAACCGGACCTAACTTACAAAACGCATGACGAGAAACCGCTTCGCCTCTTCATGGCGTCCCGCAAGGGCGTTGTTCCTGACGCTGATTTCTTCTACCCAATTCCGGAAGAGCCGCTTCTGATATTTACTCCTTCCCAGCTCGAACAGGTCAGAGGGAAGGGGCAAGCTGGTTTGCTGTCGAAGGCATTCCGACTCTTCAAGCAGCAACTGGTCGCAGATGATGCCGACTTCGTCACGAGCCTGTCCCTGCCGCGTTTCACGCTGGAAGGTTTCTCTAATACCTACTTCGAAATGAGGAAGCAGCGCCAAGGGTTTAAAGCCATGGCGGATGATCTGGCGGAAGCAAAATCTGGCTATCTCAATCGCCGTGTCTTGATGTGGCGCTATACGATGATGCGCGCACATGAAGTTTTTGGCACCATTGTTCCTTTCCTCAACGACCGTGACCTTAAACGATTTGCGCACTATCTCGCTCCTGTCTTCGCCGACGCCTATGGCTGCATCCCGCACCTGTCCATCGCGCGCCTGCTTGCTCTTCACCGCGCCGGGTGTCTTGATGTCGTGGCACTCGGTGAGGATGGAACCATCCGATATGGTGCAGGTCGATTTGTCCTTGACGTCGATGGCCAGACACAGACGTTCAAGACGATGATCGATGCGCGCGGGCAAAACCCGGCAACGATATCGGAATTGGGGTTCCATAAGCTCCATGAAGCCCTTGCAACCCGAGACCTGCTTAAGCGCTCACATGGCCAGAGCGAGGATCACCAGTTTCGGCTTCGCCTCAACGGCCAGTCGGCAGCCGACATCTTCTGCATCTCTATCCCAGTCATGATGGAGCGCTATCCATTTGCCCAAGGACTGGTTGCCTGTTCGGAAGCGGCAGAAATAGTTGCTGCGGCGCTTTGA